The Coffea eugenioides isolate CCC68of chromosome 8, Ceug_1.0, whole genome shotgun sequence genome has a segment encoding these proteins:
- the LOC113779878 gene encoding thioredoxin-related transmembrane protein 2 isoform X1, with protein sequence MSRKSSRSSSSVERDGDLIDFVARIWNKTASEPYYLLHFLVFFSYIPIRFSAAGVLSPSRSGTLLIREIQAVVAFCILTVIKLVREETWETFIANTFFFAKIFLAAIAFVMDYHVALWYTLAFLVIYLSAQQPPHEGLGDLNHLTPLQLETLLTEGNMSRFWLVEFRASSVSSCIRTSSFFPELSITYSNKRLSFGTVDLGLFPNAAEKFGISLDSLNQLPIYKLFDNGTEVSSLSEVDFETYILSPSLTKKHLCRHFELDKLLLDYVNGK encoded by the exons ATGTCGAGGAAGAGTAGCAGAAGCAGCAGTAGCGTGGAGAGAGATGGAGATTTGATCGACTTTGTAGCGAGAATTTGGAACAAAACGGCGTCGGAGCCGTACTATTTGTTACATTTCTTAGTTTTCTTCTCTTATATCCCCATACGCTTCTCCGCCGCCGGTGTCCTCTCTCCTTCTCGCTCCGGCACTCTTCTCATCCGT gAAATTCAGGCCGTGGTTGCGTTTTGTATATTGACTGTTATAAAG TTGGTGAGAGAAGAAACATGGGAGACCTTCATTGCCAACACGTTCTTCTTTGCTAAG ATTTTCCTTGCTGCCATTGCTTTTGTCATGGATTATCACGTGGCACTCTGGTATACATTGGCTTTCTTAG TTATTTACCTCTCAGCACAACAGCCTCCTCATGAAGGATTAG GTGATTTAAACCATTTAACACCATTGCAGTTGGAAACTTTACTCACTGAAGGAAACATGTCAAGATTCTGGTTG GTCGAATTCCGTGCTTCATCCGTATCTTCGTGTATACGAACCAGTTCATTCTTCCCAGAACTCTCAATTAC ATATTCAAATAAAAGGCTGTCATTTGGGACAGTTGATCTGGGGCTTTTTCCAAATGCTGCTGAAAAGTTTGGAATTTCTCTTG ATAGCCTAAACCAACTTCCAATCTACAAATTATTTGACAATGGGACAGAGGTCTCAAGCCTTTCAGAGGTGGATTTTGAGACGTATATTTTAAGTCCTTCTCTGACTAAG AAACATCTTTGCCGGCATTTTGAGCTTGACAAGCTTCTCCTGGATTACGTGAACGGCAAATAG
- the LOC113779878 gene encoding uncharacterized protein LOC113779878 isoform X2: MSRKSSRSSSSVERDGDLIDFVARIWNKTASEPYYLLHFLVFFSYIPIRFSAAGVLSPSRSGTLLIREIQAVVAFCILTVIKLVREETWETFIANTFFFAKIFLAAIAFVMDYHVALWYTLAFLVIYLSAQQPPHEGLGDLNHLTPLQLETLLTEGNMSRFWSNSVLHPYLRVYEPVHSSQNSQLHIQIKGCHLGQLIWGFFQMLLKSLEFLLIA; encoded by the exons ATGTCGAGGAAGAGTAGCAGAAGCAGCAGTAGCGTGGAGAGAGATGGAGATTTGATCGACTTTGTAGCGAGAATTTGGAACAAAACGGCGTCGGAGCCGTACTATTTGTTACATTTCTTAGTTTTCTTCTCTTATATCCCCATACGCTTCTCCGCCGCCGGTGTCCTCTCTCCTTCTCGCTCCGGCACTCTTCTCATCCGT gAAATTCAGGCCGTGGTTGCGTTTTGTATATTGACTGTTATAAAG TTGGTGAGAGAAGAAACATGGGAGACCTTCATTGCCAACACGTTCTTCTTTGCTAAG ATTTTCCTTGCTGCCATTGCTTTTGTCATGGATTATCACGTGGCACTCTGGTATACATTGGCTTTCTTAG TTATTTACCTCTCAGCACAACAGCCTCCTCATGAAGGATTAG GTGATTTAAACCATTTAACACCATTGCAGTTGGAAACTTTACTCACTGAAGGAAACATGTCAAGATTCTG GTCGAATTCCGTGCTTCATCCGTATCTTCGTGTATACGAACCAGTTCATTCTTCCCAGAACTCTCAATTAC ATATTCAAATAAAAGGCTGTCATTTGGGACAGTTGATCTGGGGCTTTTTCCAAATGCTGCTGAAAAGTTTGGAATTTCTCTTG ATAGCCTAA